The Dethiosulfovibrio salsuginis genome contains the following window.
AGATACCTAATATCTTCAGGAAGAAAGTCCGGTCCGACGTGACCTTTGAGCTCAAACAGGACATGCCCTCGAAGGAGGAACTAAAATCGTACCATCTGGTGATCAACTGCGCCGGATGTATGGTCACCAGAAACGACATGATGAACCGGATAGAGACCCTCCGGGAGGCGGGCGTTCCGGGGACCAACTACGGCCTATTCCTGGCCTGGGGAAAGGGCCTCCTTCCCCGTGCCCTTGAGCCTTTCCCGGTTGAACACGCTCTCTACAGGGGGTTCTCATGCTGATGACCGACAGGGAGACCGCCATACTGGTGGCCCAGGCCGACAGGGTCAGGCGGGAAAAGTACGGCGACGGGGTGTGGGTGAGGGGGCTTCTGGAGTACACAAACCGGTGCAGCCAAAACTGCCTATACTGCGGCCTTAGGCGGGATAACAGGGAGATCCGCCGCTACTCTATGGACGAGGACGAGATCCTGAAGGCGGCGGAGAGAGGGTACAGGGCGGGGTTCAGGACCCTGGTGCTCCAGGGGGGCGAAGACCCCGACTGGACCGCATCCAGGCTCTGCCGGACCGTTGAGTCCATAAAGAGCCGTTTCGATGTGGCGGTGACGTTGAGCTGCGGCATATTCGGGGCGGAGGACTATCGGTCCATGGCCTCGGCGGGGGTGAACCGCTTTCTGATGAGGTTTGAGACCTCCGACCAGGAGCTCCACCGAAAGCTGAGAGACGGTGTAACCCTTTCAAGAAGGATACAGGCCCTGTCTGACCTGAGGGAGGCGGGGATAGAGCTGGGATCGGGCTTCATGGTGGGCCTCCCTGGTGAGACCGAGGAGATCCGACAGGGCAACCTGGCCCTGTGTCGGGATCTGGGGTTGGATATGGTGGGGATCGGTCCTTTCATCCCCAACCCCCAGACGCCCCTGGGCCAGTGCTCTCCTGGGGCGATGGAGGATGTGGTCAAAATGACCGCCCTCCTCAGGTTGACCCTCCCTTACGCCAACATCCCAGCGACCACCGCCGCAGGTTCCCTGTGCTCCAACGGCAGGGAGGCCATGCTAGGGGCGGGGGCCAACGTCCTTATGCCCAACATAACCCCTCCATGCTACAGGGACCACTATCAGCTCTACCCCGGCAAGACATCCCTCAAGATGGACCATCTGCCGGAGCTTGAGGAGATAGACCGCTCTCTAAGGGAGATAGGTCGACACATGGACATGGGAAGAGGGGATTCCCTTTCGATAGGTTTAAGGTCGTCATAGACGATGACGGCCGATAAGGCCCTCCTGTCGTCCAGCTAGCTCTACAAGGGTTCCGTTTTCCCGGCCCAGGCCCGACACCCCTTCCAACAGGGCCATAACCGAGTTCTCCAGGTCCGTGGCCCTCGCCATGGACCTTTTTGCGACCTCACACAGGCTAGAGAGCATAGAGGAGACCTGACCGTTGCTTCTGGTCTGGTTCTCAGAGCTATCCAAAACCTCCGCCGCCTTAGCGCTCACGTCGGCGGCCTCGGCGGCTATGGCTTCGAGAGCCTTATACAGCATTCGAGATCTCTCCAGGTTGGCCTGACCGACCGAACCTCCGTCGGAGGCTATTTCACTGAGCTGACCGACCCCTCTGACCATAGACGAGGAAAGATCCCTGATCCTCTTGGCCGCATCCCGGCTCTGCTCCGAAAGGGCCCTGATCTCCCCTGCTACCACCGAAAACCCCTTTCCCGCCTCGCCAGCTCTCGCTGCCTCTATGGCGGCGTTCAGGGCCAGCAGGTTCGTCTGGTCCGCTATATCCCCTATAGTCGCCACAAAAGCCTCGATTCCCTGAGCTCCCTGCCTGAGGTCCTCGGAGATATCGGACACCGAGAGAAAGTCCTTGGACATGACCTCCACCCCTTCACCGTTTTCCTGAGCGAGGCCTCTGGCGGTACGAGCCTGCTCAAAGGTTCGATCGGAGGATCTCTTGGTCTCTTCCGCTAAATAAGCTACCTGTTTGGCTCCTTCGGTCACCGAACAAGCTCCCTCTTCAGCGGTCTGGACCGCCTCTATGCTGTCCCCCATGGACTCCACCAGCACAGCACTGGCCTCCTGAAGCCCTGCGGTAACCGACTCCACTCTTACAGCTATGGCGGAAAGACCGGAAGAGCTGGACATTATGCTGCCGTTACCCTCTTTCAGCGATCTCAGGACGTCCCTCTGAAAGTCTATGAGACAGTCCAGTGCCTGCGATACCCTGGAGAGTTCGTCGCTTCCGGTCATCGAACACCTTACGGTGAGGTCCCCCTGGATGGCCGCCTCGGCGACGGAGGTCAAAAGCCCTATCTGGGACATGAATTTTCGACAGAATAGTCCCAGACCTACGCCTAGCAGGACGACCGCCACGGATACCAGCGTCCACCGGATTCGGTCCATTCTACGGAGAGGTGCGAACACGGCGTCTCTGTCGGACACCATTATCAAAGACATTCCTCTCGGTAGAGGAAAGGAAAATATCTGTGATGCCTTACCTTCCGACCTCAGATCCAAACCGGACGGAGAGTCTTTGCCGTGAAGGTCCAACGCAGCTGACAGCACCTTTTCCTCCGCCGAGCCCGCCAGCACCTCACCGGAGGATCCCAGGAGAATCGCCCCATCCGAGGGAATCACCGCATCAAGGGCGGATATAGGTATGTCCGCTCCCATAACCCCTAAAAGCCTGCCTTCCTGGTAGAGAGAGTAGACCGGCACCGACAATGTCATAACCGGCTCATCGAGCCTGGGAGAGACCCAGGGAGAGGAAAGCACCGCAGAACCGGAACTCTCCGCAGAAACGTACCAATGTTCGACTCTTGGGTCGTAATCGTCCTCGGAAAACCAGTCCCCTCCGTCCAGGAACTGACCGCTTGGCAACGCTAGGTACAGGTCTGTAAGCCCCATGGGACGAGAGGCCTCGGTAAGGTTTCTCATGTAGTTTCCCGCGGTCCCCGGAAGTAGCCCCAGGTCCTCTATCATGAAAGAAAGGTTGTTAGCCCCGGTGGTGACCACGTTCTCCAGGGATTTAAACCAGTTTGAGACCGCCGCTGCCGCTCCTCTGCTCTCACGGACCTGACCGCTGTCCAGAAGATCTACCAGGGTAGATCTGGCTCCCTGGGAGGAGAAAAAAGCCAATGCCGCCATGGAAAAGCATACCGATAGGGCCATCGTT
Protein-coding sequences here:
- the hydE gene encoding [FeFe] hydrogenase H-cluster radical SAM maturase HydE, whose protein sequence is MTDRETAILVAQADRVRREKYGDGVWVRGLLEYTNRCSQNCLYCGLRRDNREIRRYSMDEDEILKAAERGYRAGFRTLVLQGGEDPDWTASRLCRTVESIKSRFDVAVTLSCGIFGAEDYRSMASAGVNRFLMRFETSDQELHRKLRDGVTLSRRIQALSDLREAGIELGSGFMVGLPGETEEIRQGNLALCRDLGLDMVGIGPFIPNPQTPLGQCSPGAMEDVVKMTALLRLTLPYANIPATTAAGSLCSNGREAMLGAGANVLMPNITPPCYRDHYQLYPGKTSLKMDHLPELEEIDRSLREIGRHMDMGRGDSLSIGLRSS
- a CDS encoding methyl-accepting chemotaxis protein, giving the protein MTLKKRLVTMALSVCFSMAALAFFSSQGARSTLVDLLDSGQVRESRGAAAAVSNWFKSLENVVTTGANNLSFMIEDLGLLPGTAGNYMRNLTEASRPMGLTDLYLALPSGQFLDGGDWFSEDDYDPRVEHWYVSAESSGSAVLSSPWVSPRLDEPVMTLSVPVYSLYQEGRLLGVMGADIPISALDAVIPSDGAILLGSSGEVLAGSAEEKVLSAALDLHGKDSPSGLDLRSEGKASQIFSFPLPRGMSLIMVSDRDAVFAPLRRMDRIRWTLVSVAVVLLGVGLGLFCRKFMSQIGLLTSVAEAAIQGDLTVRCSMTGSDELSRVSQALDCLIDFQRDVLRSLKEGNGSIMSSSSGLSAIAVRVESVTAGLQEASAVLVESMGDSIEAVQTAEEGACSVTEGAKQVAYLAEETKRSSDRTFEQARTARGLAQENGEGVEVMSKDFLSVSDISEDLRQGAQGIEAFVATIGDIADQTNLLALNAAIEAARAGEAGKGFSVVAGEIRALSEQSRDAAKRIRDLSSSMVRGVGQLSEIASDGGSVGQANLERSRMLYKALEAIAAEAADVSAKAAEVLDSSENQTRSNGQVSSMLSSLCEVAKRSMARATDLENSVMALLEGVSGLGRENGTLVELAGRQEGLIGRHRL